From the Micromonospora echinofusca genome, the window CGTCCTGCCCGACCCGGGCGCCACCCGGCTGGACTGAGCACCGACGCGGCGACCCGCCGGACGGCCACCGCCCGCCCGGCGGGCGCCTACGCGGGCAGCAGCGGCTGCCGGTCCGGGACCCTGCGCCGACCGTCCGAGCGGCTACCGGAGCTGACCTGGATCACCGAGCACCAGCCGGGGAAGGCCGGTGGAGCCGACGAAGCCGCAGCGTTCGGGGTCTTCCCGCCGACCGACCCACCCGGCGGCACGCTGATACCTCTGTGGCATTTAAATACCTCTGTGGCATCGGGACGAACCGACAACGCTGCCGGTCGTCGCCGAGGTCCGGCGCAGCGGGTACGGCCCTGCGAAAGACCCGAGGCGCGAGACGCGGCGGCTGGCGCGGTCAACCAGCAGGCCCGGTCAGCCGAGGCGCAGTCAGCCGACGGGCGGGCGTCGGCGCCCACCCGTCGGCGGAACTCACTGCGCTTCGACGATCATCCCCGCGCCGACGGTGCGGTTGGTGGACTCGTCGATGATCACGAAGCCGCCGGTGGTGCGGTTGCGGCGGTACTCGTCCGCGAGCAGCGGCACGGTCGTCCGCAGCCGCACCCGGCCGATCTCGTTGAGCCCCAGCCCGCCCGCGGACTCGTCGCGGTGCAGCGAGTTGATGTCCAGCCGGTAGTGCAGACCGCGCACGATCGCCCGCGCCGAGCGGGTGGTGTGCTTGATGGCGTACTTCCCGCCGACCTGGAGCGGGCGGGTCTCGTCCATCCAGCACACCATCGCCTCGATGTCCTGGGACACCGCCGGGGCGTTGTTCGGACGGCAGATCATGTCGCCCCGGGAGATGTCGATCTCGTCTTCGAGGCGTACGGTCACCGACATCGGCGGGAACGCCTCCGCGACCGGCCCGTCGGCGGTCTCCACGGCGGCGATCCGGCTGGTGAAGCCGGACGGCAGCACCATCACCTCGTCGCCCGGCTTGAGCACACCGGAGGCGACCTGGCCCGCGTAGCCCCGGTAGTCGGTGACGGTGGTCGACTGCGGGCGGATCACGTACTGCACCGGGAAGCGCACGTCGACCAGGTTGCGGTCGCTGGCGATGTGCACCCGCTCCAGGTGGTGCAGCAGCGACGGGCCCTCGTACCAGGGCATGTTCTCCGACCGGGTGACGATGTTGTCGCCGCGCAGCGCCGAGACCGGCACCACCGTCAGGTCGGGCACGTCGAGCTTCGCGGCGAACGCAGTGAACTCGTCGGCGATCCGCTCGAAGACCTCCTGCGAGAAGTCGACCAGGTCCATCTTGTTGACGCAGAGGACCAGGTGCGGCACCCGCAGCAGCGAGCAGAGGAACGCGTGCCGGCGGGACTGCTCGACCAGGCCCTTGCGGGCGTCCACCAGGATCAGCGCCAGGTCGGCCGTCGACGCCCCGGTCACCATGTTGCGGGTGTACTGGATGTGCCCGGGGGTGTCCGCGATGATGAACTTCCGCCGGGGCGTGGCGAAGTAGCGGTACGCCACGTCGATGGTGATGCCCTGCTCGCGCTCCGCCCGCAGGCCGTCGGTGAGCAGCGCCAGGTTGGTGTACTCGTCGCCCCGCGCGGCGCTGACCGCCTCGACGGCGGCGAGCTGGTCGGTGAAGAGCGACTTCGTGTCGTAGAGCAGCCGGCCGATCAGGGTCGACTTGCCGTCGTCGACGCTGCCGGCGGTGGCGAAGCGCAGCAGGTCCATCGGCCGGGGCTCCGGCACGGCCCGGGCGTCCGTCGGGCTCGCGTCGGCCGGCGGGACGGTCTCGGTGGTCATCAGAAGTAGCCCTCCCGCTTGCGGTCCTCCATGGCGGCCTCGCTGACCCGGTCGTCGCCGCGGGTCGCGCCGCGCTCGGTGATCCGGGTGGCGGCGACCTCCTCGATGACCTTCTCGACCGTGTCGGCGTCGGAGCGCACGGCGGCGGTGCAGGACGCGTCGCCCACCGTCCGGTAGCGCACCCGCGCCTTGAACCGGTCCTCGCCCGCCCGGGGCCGGAAGAACTCGTTGACCGCGTAGAGCATCCCGTCGCGCTCGACCACCTCGCGCTCGTGGGCGTAGTAGATCGACGGCAGGGCGATGCGCTCGCGGGCGATGTAGTGCCAGACGTCCAGCTCGGTCCAGTTGGACAGCGGGAAGACCCGGATCGACTCGCCCGGGTGGTGGCGGCCGTTGTAGAGCGCCCACAGCTCCGGGCGCTGGTTCTTCGGGTCCCACTGGCCGAACTCGTCGCGGAAGCTGAACACCCGCTCCTTGGCGCGGGCCTTCTCCTCGTCGCGGCGGGCGCCGCCGAAGAGCGCGTCGAAGCGGTGCTTCTCCACCGCGTCCAGCAGCACCGGCGTCTGGATCCGGTTGCGCATCCCGTCGGCCGACTCGCGCACCAGCCCGCGGGCCAGCGCCTCCGGCACGCTCGCCACCACCAGTTGCAGCCCCAGCTCGGCGACCCGCTGGTCCCGGTATTCCAGGACCTCGGGGAAGTTGTGCCCGGTGTCCACGTGCATGACCGGGAACGGGACGTTGGCCGGGGCGAACGCCTTCTGGGCCAGCCGGAGCATGACGATCGAGTCCTTGCCGCCCGAGAAGAGCAGCACCGGCCGCTCCATCTCGGCGACCACCTCGCGCATCACGAAGATGCTCTCGGCCTCCAGCGCGTCGAGGTGCGACACCTGGTAGGCGGCGGGGGCGGTCATGACACGGGCTCGCTTCGCTCGAATCCGCTCATCGTATTCCAGACCTTTCCGGTCGGGCATGCCAAGAAGTGCCGCTCAGGCTACCCGGAATGACGCTGCAACGCTGCAAGCAACCGACTGGCGAGATCCTTGCGGCAGACCAGCAGGTCGGGCAGGCGCGGATCCGCCTCGTTGTATCTCAGCGCAGAACCGTCGATCCGGGAAGCGTGCAGGCCGGTGGCCGTCGCCACAGCGACCGGCGCGGCCGAGTCCCACTCGTACTGGCCGCCCGCATGGATGTAGGCGTCCACCTCACCGGTCACCACCGCGGCGATCTTCGCCCCGGCCGAGCCCATCGGCACCAGGTGCGCGCCGACGTCCTCCGCCAGGTCGGTCAGGAACACCGGCGGCCGGCTCCGGCTCGCCGCCAGGCGGATCGTCCGCCCGCCGGGCGCCGCCGCCTGCACCGTCGCCGGAGGGTACGCCGGCGGATAGTCGGTGCCCAGCACCCGCTGCTGCGCCGGCAGCCCGACCGCGCCCCCCACCAGCCCGTGCGGCGTCGGAGCGGTACGCGACCAGAGCGCCACGTGCACCGCCCAGTCCGAACGGCCCTCCTCGGAGAACTCCCGGGTGCCGTCCAGCGGGTCGATGATCCACACCCGGTCGGCGGTCAGCCGGGACACCGCCTCGGCGTTCACCTCCGCCGCCCACGCCAGCCGCGAACCCTCGTCCTCCTCGGAGAGGACGGCGTCGTCCGGCCGCCACTTCGCCAGCTCGGTGCGGATGAGGTCGTGCGAGACCTTGTCGCCCGCCGAGCGCAACGCCCCCGCGTCCGCGAAGCCCATCTCGGCGCGCAGGCCGAGCAGCGCCTGACCGGCCCGGGCCGCCAGCCACCGGGCGAAGGCCCCGTCGATCATCGGAGGACTGCCCATGACTCTCGCTCCCGTCGCCTCGCCACGCTCGGCATTTGCCGCCGACGATCCGCCCCGGCCGTTGCGTCGCGCCGAAAGGCGAAGACTACCGGCCCCCGGCGCCCGACCCGGCGCTCACACCCCGTGGTAGAGGTTCTGCGTCGGCTCCACGCCCCTGGTGACCACCGACTCCACCACGTCGGCGGCCCGGTCCACCAGGAACTCCAGCTCCTTGCGCTCGGTCGCGCCGAAATCCGACAGTACGTAGTCCGCCGGATCCTGCCGCCCCGGCGGCCGGCCGATGCCGAAGCGCACCCGGACGTACTCCTTCGTGCCCAGCGACTTCGACATCGACCGCAGGCCGTTGTGCCCGCCCTCGCCGCCGCCGCACTTCACCCGCAGCTGCCCGTAGCCGATGTCCAGCTCGTCGTGCACGGCGATCACCCGGCCCGGCGGCACCTTGTGGAACTGGGCGAGGCCGGTCACCGGCCCGCCGGAGAGGTTCATGTACGTCAGCGGCTTGACCAGCACCAGCTTCGGCCCGCCGAACCCGAGCCGCCCCTCGGCGACCTCCGCCACCGCCCGCTTGTGCCGGCCGAACTTCGCGCCGAGCCGGCCCGCCAGCAGGTCGGCCACCATGAAGCCGACGTTGTGCCGGTTGCCGGCGTACTCCCGGCCCGGGTTGCCCAGGCCGACCACCAGCCACGGCCCCGCCTCGTCCGTCACGCCCCGCCCCTCCCGCTGCTCGCCGTCACCGCACCCACCGGACACCGATACGCCGACAGGCGCCCCCGACCGCGCGGGGACGCCTGTCGCAAGCTGCGAACCGATCAGGCCTCGGTCTTCGCCTCGGCGTTCTCCTCGCCCTCGGCGGCCGGAGCCTCGGCGCCCTCGGCGGTCTCCTCGCCGACACCGGCCTCGGCCTCCTCGGCGGCCTCCTCGACCTCGGGGAGGGTGGCCTCGAGCTGCTCGGCGGTCGGCGCGGCGGTCACCGAGGCGACCGTCTGGTCCGCGTCGGCGGCCAGCTCGACGCCGGCCGGCAGCTCCACGTCGCCGGCGGTGACCTGCGTGCCGGCCTCCATGCCCTCGATCGAGGCCTCCAGGTGGTCCGGCACCTTGGTGGCGTCGGCGGTGACCGAGAGGGTGTCGTGGTCGTGCACGATCAGGGTGTCCTTCGCGGCCTCGCCGGTCAGCTGGACCGGGACCTCGACGGTGACCTTCTCGCCCCGGCGGACCAGCAGCAGGTCCACGTGCTCGAAGGTGTCCTTGATCGGGTCACGCTGGATCGCCTTCGGCAGCGCCAGCACCTGGGTGCCGTCGCTGACCTCGATCGCGAAGAGCTGGTTGGCGCCACCCTTGCGGATCGCGGCGGCGAACTCGCGGGACGGCAGCGCGATGTGCTTGGGCTTCTCGCCGTGGCCGTACAGCACGGCGGGCACCTTGCCGGCCCGGCGGGTACGACGGGCACCACCCTTGCCGAACTCGGTGCGGGGCTCGGCGCTGATCTTTACCTCGGACACGGGGAAACTCCTGATGCTTTCGCTGCGGCGGCTTGTCGTCTGGCGGTGCTGGGGCGAGGGGCTCGCTGGGGCTCATGCGTCGAGAACGACTGCCCGGAGCACCGCGTCGATGACGGTGCCTCCGTGCGGCGCTTGTCAGCGGCCCGCCGGGCACCCTCGCCGTGGCAACCGCACCAGTCTACCCGAGCTGATTCCGCGCGCTCCGGCAGTCCCCTTATCACCGTTCCCGCAGGCCCGCAGGGTGATCCGGCCCCGGTCGACGACACCCCGTACGCCGGGGCGTCCGACGCCGGGACCGGGGGCGCCCACGCCGCCCGGCCCGGCGTCGCACGGTCAGCTCAGGCCACCGAAGAGGGTGGTCACCGAGCCGTCGTCGAAGACCTCGCGGATCGCCCGCGCCAGCAGCGGCGCGATCGACAGCACGGTGATCTTGTCGAGCTGCTTCTCCGGCGGCAGCGGCAGCGTGTTGGTCACCACGACCTCGCTGATCGGGGCGTTCTTCAGCCGCTCGGTCGCGGGGTCGGAGAGCAGCGCGTGGGTCGAGGCCACGACCACGTCGGCCGCGCCGGACTCCCGGAGGATGTCCGCCGCCCCGCAGATCGTGCCGCCCGTGTCGATCATGTCGTCGACGATCAGGCAGACCCGGCCCTCGACCTCGCCGACCACCCGGTTCGCCACCACCTGGTTCGGCTTCAGCGGGTCCCGGGTCTTGTGGATGAACGCCAGCGGGCAGCCGCCCAGCCGGTCCGTCCACCGCTCCGCCACGCGTACCCGGCCCGAGTCCGGCGCGACCACCGTCATCGGGCGGCCGCCGTACTTGTGCTGGACGTACTCGGCGAGGATGTCCATGGCGAAGAGGTGGTCGACGGGGCCGTCGAAGAAGCCCTGGATCTGCGCGGTGTGCAGGTCGACGGTGAGGATGCGGTTCGCCCCGGCCGTCTTCAGCAGGTCCGCCACCAGCCGGGCCGAGATCGGCTCCCGGCCGCGGTGCTTCTTGTCCTGCCGGGCGTACGGGTAGAACGGCAGGACCACGGTGATCCGCTTGGCCGAACCGCGCTTCAGCGCGTCGATCATGATGAGGGTCTCCATGACCCACGTGTTGACCCCGTGCGTGACGGACTGGACCACGAAGGCGTCCGAACCGCGTACCGAGTCCTTGAACCGTACGAAGATCTCACCGTTGGCGAACTCGTACGCGTCGGCCGGCGTCGGCGCGACGCCGAGCACCTCACCGATCTCCTTGGCCAACTCCGGAAAGCCACGTCCGGAAAAAAGCATCAGGCTCTTGCGGTTTTCGGCGACGATGCTGCCCATGGGCCCGTCTGCTCCCGTTGGTCGGTGGTACCCGGCGGTGGTGGTGGGCCGGGGACTATTCGGTTGCAGTATCCCCCGCGCCCGAGGCCGACCTGACCGGCTCGGCATCCCCGTGGATTGCCTCACCTTCACTTGCCCGGGATCCCGATGCCGACGCATCCTCATCGGCCTTCTGGGCCCGCGCCGCCGCCTCCGCCGAGGCCGTACCGGCGCGCTTGCGGGCCACCCAGCCGTCGATGCTGCGCTGCGGCGCGCGGGTCACCCCGAGCGCGCCCGGCGGCACGTCCTGCGTGATCGCGCTGCCCGCCGCCACGTACGCCCCGGCGCCCACCTCGACGGGAGCGATGAGGCTGGTGTCGCAGCCGACGAACGCGGCCTCGCCGACCGTGGTGCGGTGCTTGTTCACCCCGTCGTAGTTGACGAAGATCGTCGCCGCGCCGATGTTCGCCTTCGCGCCGATCGTCGCGTCGCCCACGTACGACAGGTGCGGCACCTTCGCGCCCGCGCCCACCTCGGAGTTCTTCACCTCGACGAACGTGCCGACCTTGGCCTTCTCGGCCAGCCGGGCGTCCGGCCGCAGGTACGCGTACGGCCCGACGCTGGCGCCCGGGCCGACCTCCGCGCCCACCGCGTGGCTGCGCAGCACCGTGGCGCCGGGGCCGACGACCGTGTCGATCAGCGTCACATCCGGCCCGACGACCGCGCCCGTGCCGACCACCGTGCCGCCGCGCAGCTGGGTGTTCTGGTCGACCACGGCGTCGGAGTCCAGGGCGACCGTCACGTCGATCCAGGTGGTGTCCGGGTCGAGCAGGCTGACCCCGGTACGCATCCAGGCCTCGTTGACGCGGTCGCGCAGCAGCCGGCGCAGCGTGGCCAGCTCGACCCGGTCGTTGCAGCCCAGCGTCTCCACGTGGTCCGC encodes:
- the cysD gene encoding sulfate adenylyltransferase subunit CysD, with protein sequence MTAPAAYQVSHLDALEAESIFVMREVVAEMERPVLLFSGGKDSIVMLRLAQKAFAPANVPFPVMHVDTGHNFPEVLEYRDQRVAELGLQLVVASVPEALARGLVRESADGMRNRIQTPVLLDAVEKHRFDALFGGARRDEEKARAKERVFSFRDEFGQWDPKNQRPELWALYNGRHHPGESIRVFPLSNWTELDVWHYIARERIALPSIYYAHEREVVERDGMLYAVNEFFRPRAGEDRFKARVRYRTVGDASCTAAVRSDADTVEKVIEEVAATRITERGATRGDDRVSEAAMEDRKREGYF
- a CDS encoding 50S ribosomal protein L25/general stress protein Ctc, producing MSEVKISAEPRTEFGKGGARRTRRAGKVPAVLYGHGEKPKHIALPSREFAAAIRKGGANQLFAIEVSDGTQVLALPKAIQRDPIKDTFEHVDLLLVRRGEKVTVEVPVQLTGEAAKDTLIVHDHDTLSVTADATKVPDHLEASIEGMEAGTQVTAGDVELPAGVELAADADQTVASVTAAPTAEQLEATLPEVEEAAEEAEAGVGEETAEGAEAPAAEGEENAEAKTEA
- the pth gene encoding aminoacyl-tRNA hydrolase; the encoded protein is MTDEAGPWLVVGLGNPGREYAGNRHNVGFMVADLLAGRLGAKFGRHKRAVAEVAEGRLGFGGPKLVLVKPLTYMNLSGGPVTGLAQFHKVPPGRVIAVHDELDIGYGQLRVKCGGGEGGHNGLRSMSKSLGTKEYVRVRFGIGRPPGRQDPADYVLSDFGATERKELEFLVDRAADVVESVVTRGVEPTQNLYHGV
- the glmU gene encoding bifunctional UDP-N-acetylglucosamine diphosphorylase/glucosamine-1-phosphate N-acetyltransferase GlmU produces the protein MSQPHLRTVVVLAAGEGKRMKSALPKVLHPLLGRTLVGHVLAAAAPLAADRTVVVVGHGADQVRAHLTEIAPAATPVLQAEQLGTGHAVRIALDAVPDATGTVVVINGDVPLLRPETVAALVAAHEGAGAAATVLAAEVPDPTGLGRIVRDAGGRLEQIVEERDATEAQRAIREINAGIYAFDVARLRDALGKLSTDNDQGEEYLTDVFALLGSAGEPVAVHVAADHVETLGCNDRVELATLRRLLRDRVNEAWMRTGVSLLDPDTTWIDVTVALDSDAVVDQNTQLRGGTVVGTGAVVGPDVTLIDTVVGPGATVLRSHAVGAEVGPGASVGPYAYLRPDARLAEKAKVGTFVEVKNSEVGAGAKVPHLSYVGDATIGAKANIGAATIFVNYDGVNKHRTTVGEAAFVGCDTSLIAPVEVGAGAYVAAGSAITQDVPPGALGVTRAPQRSIDGWVARKRAGTASAEAAARAQKADEDASASGSRASEGEAIHGDAEPVRSASGAGDTATE
- a CDS encoding inositol monophosphatase family protein, yielding MGSPPMIDGAFARWLAARAGQALLGLRAEMGFADAGALRSAGDKVSHDLIRTELAKWRPDDAVLSEEDEGSRLAWAAEVNAEAVSRLTADRVWIIDPLDGTREFSEEGRSDWAVHVALWSRTAPTPHGLVGGAVGLPAQQRVLGTDYPPAYPPATVQAAAPGGRTIRLAASRSRPPVFLTDLAEDVGAHLVPMGSAGAKIAAVVTGEVDAYIHAGGQYEWDSAAPVAVATATGLHASRIDGSALRYNEADPRLPDLLVCRKDLASRLLAALQRHSG
- a CDS encoding sulfate adenylyltransferase subunit 1; translation: MTTETVPPADASPTDARAVPEPRPMDLLRFATAGSVDDGKSTLIGRLLYDTKSLFTDQLAAVEAVSAARGDEYTNLALLTDGLRAEREQGITIDVAYRYFATPRRKFIIADTPGHIQYTRNMVTGASTADLALILVDARKGLVEQSRRHAFLCSLLRVPHLVLCVNKMDLVDFSQEVFERIADEFTAFAAKLDVPDLTVVPVSALRGDNIVTRSENMPWYEGPSLLHHLERVHIASDRNLVDVRFPVQYVIRPQSTTVTDYRGYAGQVASGVLKPGDEVMVLPSGFTSRIAAVETADGPVAEAFPPMSVTVRLEDEIDISRGDMICRPNNAPAVSQDIEAMVCWMDETRPLQVGGKYAIKHTTRSARAIVRGLHYRLDINSLHRDESAGGLGLNEIGRVRLRTTVPLLADEYRRNRTTGGFVIIDESTNRTVGAGMIVEAQ
- a CDS encoding ribose-phosphate diphosphokinase, which translates into the protein MGSIVAENRKSLMLFSGRGFPELAKEIGEVLGVAPTPADAYEFANGEIFVRFKDSVRGSDAFVVQSVTHGVNTWVMETLIMIDALKRGSAKRITVVLPFYPYARQDKKHRGREPISARLVADLLKTAGANRILTVDLHTAQIQGFFDGPVDHLFAMDILAEYVQHKYGGRPMTVVAPDSGRVRVAERWTDRLGGCPLAFIHKTRDPLKPNQVVANRVVGEVEGRVCLIVDDMIDTGGTICGAADILRESGAADVVVASTHALLSDPATERLKNAPISEVVVTNTLPLPPEKQLDKITVLSIAPLLARAIREVFDDGSVTTLFGGLS